In Ischnura elegans chromosome 6, ioIscEleg1.1, whole genome shotgun sequence, one genomic interval encodes:
- the LOC124160153 gene encoding eukaryotic translation initiation factor 3 subunit B-like, producing the protein MGNSLRCCCRRTQRRDEEEGPAAEGPCPEETVTPGADVEAADNTTEPPTSTSPVPPEAGTPPSPASPPPPGEEQDEDEGPARGSSEVQDHPGPNDRLRWSMLREMEILRRDIEDLVAEIDRLEAIIEHLLIHLDLQALEQRPPRVGPGGDQ; encoded by the exons ATGGGAAACTCTCTGC GATGTTGCTGCCGAAGGACACAGCGGCGGGATGAGGAGGAGGGTCCGGCCGCCGAGGGCCCTTGCCCGGAGGAGACGGTGACTCCGGGGGCGGACGTGGAAGCAGCGGACAACACAACTGAACCACCAACATCCACGTCCCCTGTGCCCCCGGAGGCGGGCACACCACCTTCGCCcgcctcacctcctcctccgGGAGAAGAACAAGATGAAGATGAGGGCCCTGCCAGGGGGAGTAGTGAGGTGCAGGACCATCCAGGGCCAAACGATCGCCTCCGCTGGTCAATGCTCCGGGAAATGGAGATATTGAGAAGAGATATCGAAGACTTGGTGGCGGAGATTGACCGGCTGGAGGCGATCATTGAACATCTGCTAATACACCTAGACCTCCAGGCCCTGGAACAGAGACCGCCGCGGGTCGGTCCTGGAGGTGACCAGTGA